The proteins below come from a single Rosa rugosa chromosome 2, drRosRugo1.1, whole genome shotgun sequence genomic window:
- the LOC133728430 gene encoding uncharacterized protein LOC133728430 has product MSIPPNSLWRGCAANFPQPVDEDDVRAAQFLVETVYYFNCHIADPLLADIEYRSSSGEGDILHHVFRWDLTPCHEVFQHGFQARRQDNTPDEVYYNLAHYIRQGGRPLDSRRPTTHAFISTTLDSAWHPTVTETVSEVCRYEIYVPGGIWVAQTLGDHNAKDPDVDEVCFVAGIAPQYIRSANASSSLLESR; this is encoded by the coding sequence ATGTCGATCCCGCCGAATTCACTATGGAGAGGATGTGCAGCAAACTTCCCTCAACCTGTCGATGAAGACGACGTGCGTGCAGCTCAATTTTTGGTGGAAACTGTTTATTACTTTAATTGCCATATTGCAGATCCCCTTCTGGCTGACATCGAGTACAGAAGCAGCAGTGGAGAAGGAGACATACTCCACCATGTGTTCCGCTGGGATCTTACTCCCTGTCATGAGGTCTTTCAACATGGCTTCCAAGCAAGGCGTCAAGATAACACTCCCGACGAGGTCTACTACAATCTGGCTCACTACATCCGTCAGGGAGGTAGGCCTCTTGATTCCCGACGACCCACCACCCACGCCTTCATTAGCACCACGCTCGACAGTGCATGGCATCCCACCGTCACTGAGACTGTGAGTGAAGTATGTCGTTACGAGATATACGTTCCCGGTGGCATTTGGGTTGCTCAGACTCTTGGTGATCATAATGCCAAAGACCCAGACGTCGACGAGGTGTGCTTTGTTGCTGGCATTGCCCCTCAATACATTCGGTCTGCCAACGCTTCAAGCTCACTTCTGGAGAGTCGGTAA
- the LOC133732058 gene encoding uncharacterized protein LOC133732058 encodes MSSSNENTTSSSGSEPSDSGNDTLDFIEKLSDVPMGKLPPHIDFQRTRVDCKADAPIHTDTFQYSGAYASMGVDNSLLDSFSSNFRVEVIRLEKDEMEFDMIGIDPAIANAFRRILIAEVPTMAIERVLIANNTSVIQDEVLSHRLGLIPIKADPRLFEFTENNAANEKNTIVFGLKVRCEKQGKRKGPKREGQEQDGQTRITVKSKDLVWLPNGSNFALESEGSSSNSSSKPKTYTSFTCSQDSLPEFSTNPVGPTDGDITIARLGPGQEIELEALAVKGIGKTHAKWSPVAPAWYRMLPEVIILKDIEDELAEKLVATCPVKVFDIEDIGNGKKRATVARPRKCTLCRECIREGKGWEDSLSLRRVKDHFIFTIESTGVLPPEVLFTEAVKILQDKCERAITDLC; translated from the exons ATGTCGTCCAGTAACGAAAATACGACCTCAAGCTCTGGGTCTGAGCCATCAGATTCTGGAAACGACACACTGGATTTCATAGAGAAGCTCTCAGATGTGCCAATGGGGAAGCTACCTCCACACATCGATTTCCAGAGGACACGTGTCGATTGCAAGGCTGATGCTCCCATTCAC ACTGATACTTTTCAATACTCTGGTGCTTATGCATCGATGGGAGTCGATAATAGCTTGTTGGATAGCTTCTCGAGCAACTTTAGAGTTGAGGTGATTCGTCTCGAAAAGGATGAAATGGAGTTTGATATGATTGGTATTGATCCGGCTATTGCCAATGCGTTCAGGAGGATCCTCATAGCTGAG GTTCCCACTATGGCTATTGAAAGAGTTCTTATTGCAAATAATACATCAGTAATCCAAGATGAAGTCCTTTCCCACAGATTGGGTCTTATTCCAATCAAGGCTGACCCAAGATTGTTTGAATTTACAG AAAATAATGCGGCAAATGAAAAGAACACCATTGTTTTTGGGCTCAAAGTGAGGTGTGAAAAACAAGGTAAACGAAAGGGACCAAAACGGGAGGGGCAAGAACAAGATGGACAAACACGTATCACAG TCAAGTCAAAAGATTTGGTTTGGTTGCCAAATGGGAGTAACTTTGCCTTGGAATCAGAAGGTTCAAGTTCAAATTCAtcctcaaaaccaaaaacctaCACATCATTTACTTGCAGCCAGGATTCCCTGCCAGAATTTTCCACCAATCCAGTTGGTCCGACAGATGGAGATATTACAATTGCTAGACTAGGCCCTGGCCAG GAAATTGAACTGGAAGCACTTGCTGTTAAGGGCATTGGCAAAACACATGCAAAATGGTCCCCAGTTGCCCCTGCTTGGTATAGGATGCTTCCGGAG gTTATCATTCTGAAAGATATTGAAGATGAGCTGGCTGAGAAACTTGTGGCAACATGCCCAGTCAAGGTGTTTGATATTGAAGACATTGGCAATG GTAAAAAAAGGGCTACTGTAGCTAGACCACGAAAATGCACACTGTGTAGGGAGTGCATCAGAGAAGGGAAGGGATGGGAGGATTCTTTGTCATTACGACGTGTCAAGGATCATTTCATTT TTACTATTGAATCAACTGGGGTATTACCACCTGAAGTGCTATTTACTGAGGCTGTGAAGATACTGCAAGACAAGTGTGAACGTGCTATTACTGATCTTTGTTGA